Below is a window of Shinella sp. PSBB067 DNA.
TCGCCAGCGCCAGCGCGTTGATGACGGTCGCCAGCATGCCCATGTGGTCGCCGGTCACGCGGTCGCCGCCCTTGGAGGCGACGGCGACGCCGCGGAAGATGTTACCCCCGCCGACGACGACGCCGACCTCGACGCCGAGCGCGCGGGCTTCCGCGATGTCGGAGGCGATGCGGTCGGCGACGGCGACGTCGATGCCGAAGCCTTGCGATCCCATCAGCGCCTCGCCGGAGGCTTTCAGCAGAACACGTTTGTAGATTGGCTTGGCAGTCATTGTCGCTCCTGAACTCGTGCGCCTGCTCGCCCGATCCGGCCGCCGGGCGGAAACCGAGGGAGGGTCCGCGCAGGGCAGCCTTGGCCGCAGAGAAATTTCGGGGCAGGCATTTCGGCAAGCCGGATACACGAAGGGCGCCGCGTTGTCACGCGGCGCCCTCACCTTTTCCCTAATGGAATAGGAAAATCAGCCCTTGGCGGCGGCTGCGACTTCGGCGGCGAAGTCCGACTCTTCCTTCTCGACGCCTTCGCCGAGCAGGAGGCGGGCCATGCCGGTGACTTCGATCGGCGCACCGACGGTCTTTTCAGCTTCCTTGACGGCAGCGCCGACGGTCAGGTCGGGGTTCATGACGAAGGCCTGCGACAGCAGCGCGACTTCCTCGAAGAACTTGCGCATGCGGCCTTCGACCATCTTCTCGATGATGTTGTCCGGCTTGCCGGAAGCGCGCGACTGCTCGATGAAGACGTTGCGCTCGCGTTCGGCAACGGCGGCGTCGACTTCCTCGGCGCGGATGGCGAGCGGAGCCGTGGCGGCGATGTGCATGGCGACCTGGCGGCCGATGGCGTTCAGCGCTTCCTTGTCGCCGGTCGACTTCAGCGCGACGAGAACGCCGAGCTTGCCGAGGCGGTCGGCGGCAGCGTTGTGGATGTAGGTCGCGACGACGCCGTCCTCGACCGACAGGGCAGCCGAGCGGCGCAGGTTCATGTTCTCGCCGATGGTGGCGACGGCATCCTTGATGCTGTCGGTGACCGACTTGCCGGTTGCCGGATAGGTGGCGGCGCCAACGGCTTCGACGGTGCCGTCGGTGGTCAGCGCCACGTCGGCGATGCCGCGGACCATGGACTGGAAGGCATCGTTACGGGCAACGAAGTCGGTCTCGGAGTTGACTTCGACGACGACGGCCTTGGTGCCGGCGCTTGCAACGCCGATGAGGCCTTCGGCAGCCGTGCGGCCCGACTTCTTGTCGGCCTTGGCGATGCCCTTGGCGCGCAGCCAGTCGATTGCCGCTTCGATGTCGCCGTTGTTCTCAGCCAGCGCCTTCTTGCAGTCCATCATGCCTGCGCCGGACTTTTCGCGCAGTTCCTTCACCAGTGCAGCGGTGATTTCAGCCATTGTGAGCCTCTTGTCGGTTCTTGTTGCGTGTCGCCGGAAAACCTCGGCGAACTCAAGGTTTTGGGAACGAATGTACCCGGAAATATGACAGGGTGATGAAGATCACCGCCGGCCTGCCGCGTGACCGCGACCCGATGGATCGGCGCGGACAGGCCCTTCAAACAGGCCGAGGCCAGGGATCGTCTCTCTGGCCTCGGTCGAACAGGAAAGCGGGAGCGAAAGGCTTCGCTCCGCCCTTGGCCTTAAGCTTCGGCTTCGAGAGCCGGCTCGACCGGCGCTTCGGCGGAGGCGCCGAGGTCACGGCCCGAGGCGCCCTGCTGGCGGGCGATGCCGTCGATGGCAGCGCGGGCGATCAGGTCGCAGTAAAGGGCGATGGCGCGCGAGGCGTCGTCGTTGCCGGGGATCGGGAAATCGATCGGGTCCGGGTCGCAGTTCGAGTCGATGATGGCGACGACCGGAATGCCGAGACGCCTGGCTTCCTGGATCGCGATCGATTCCTTGTTGGTGTCGATGATGAACATCAGGTCCGGAGTGCCGCCCATGTCGCGGATACCGCCGAGAGCCTTTTCAAGCTTCTCGCGCTCGCGCTCGAGGGTCAGGCGTTCCTTCTTGGAATAGCCGGAGCCTTCCGAGGACAGGATCTCGTCGAGCTTGCGCAGGCGCTGGATCGAGTTGGAGATCGTCTTCCAGTTCGTCAGCATGCCGCCGAGCCAGCGGGAGTTGACGTAGTACTGGGCCGAACGCTTGGCGGCATCGGCGATGATCTCGGATGCCTGGCGCTTCGTGCCGACGAAGAGAACGCGGCCGCCGCCGGCGACCGTGTCGGACACGACCTGAAGGGCGCGCGACAGCAGCGGAACGGTCTGTGCCAGGTCGATGATGTGGACGTTGTTGCGGTCGCCGAAGATGTACGGCTTCATCTTCGGGTTCCAGCGGTGGGTCTGGTGGCCGAAGTGAACGCCGGCTTCCAGGAGCTGGCGCATAGAGAAATCGGGCAATGCCATGCCTAGTTATCCTTTTCCGGTTGAACCTCCGCAAGGCGAACAGCACTTCCTTCGGAAATGCCACCGGCGGAAAGGCCCGGATTTCTCCCGGACGATCCCATGCCTTACGTGTGGAATGGCTGCCCCTTACCCCCAGTTTCCCGGCAAATCAAGGGCAGCGGGGTAAAAATGCGTTCGGCGCGCCCGTTTTGCCCCTCGTCCGGCCTGCCGGCCACCTTCCCCGCACGCGGGGCGAAAGGGATAAGCCGCGCCGGTTTCCTCGAACAATGCCTGTTCGTGAGGCGCGTCCCCTCGCCCCGCAGGCGAGGAAAGGGTTAAAGGCAAGTCAAGGCGTCAAACGACCCTACTTGCACTCCTGCTGCTTGAACAGCTCCAGCTTGGCAAGCTTGCCGGTCAGCGAGAATTCGCCGTAATCCATGGTGAGGTCGCGCGTGATGCCGTTCTCGTAGAGCTTGAAGGACATGCGGTAGACCGGCAGCGCATCGCCCTCGCTGGTGTCGTTGTAATAGGCGATGGAGACCGGCCAGAAGGCCTGCTTGGCAAAAGTGCCCGCCTTGTCGGCATCCGGGTCGCCGGCCTTTGGCATTTCCTTCTTGCCGACGACCGAGGTGGTCATCAGCGTCTTGTCGCCGGAATCCGAGCCGTCGTAGATGCGCGATTCGAAGAAGCGCTCGCCCTTTCGGGCGTGCTCGATCACTTCCACCATGTGCTCTGTCGGAAAGCGGCTGGCGGCGAACTCCAGTTTGCGGGCATCCGGCAATGTCAGGTCGACGCTGACGCCCTTCTTGTCCTCGCGCGCCGTGCCGCGCACCTCCTTGTCCAGCTTCTCGTCGGTGAAGGAGCGGGTGAGGAAGCGGAAGCTGCCGTTCCTGAGGTCCTCGTAGGTCGTCGTCTGCTGGTCGGTCAGCCGCGTCTCGTCGCCGGTATTGACCTGCGTGACGAAGCGGAAGCTCACCGTGTAGCCGTCGCACGGGCTTCCGTTGAACTCGTAGACCATGCGCCCGTACATGCCCGCGATGCCCGACCGCTCGGTCGCATCCTTGAGCTGGAGGTCGTAGACGGCGCGGTGCGGCGCAAGCCCTGTCGCCGGCGTGGCAAGGGCGCCGCTTCCGGCAAGGCATGCCCCGGCTGCAAGAGCCGTGGCAAAGGATGAACGAAACATCCGTTTCCTCCTGTTGAATCCGACGGCGATGTTATAAGAACTCTTCCGGCAAAAGCGAGGCAATATCCACGCCTTGCCATATTCATTTCCCACAGTGCGGCCGATCCCGCCGCAGATGCCCCCACGAGCCGAGAACGGAGAGCGCAATGTCCGCTGAAATCGAAAACCGCGTCAAGGAACTTGGCTACGACATTCCCGTGGCGGCGGCGCCTGCGGCCAACTATGTGCCCTTCGTCATCAGCGGCAACGTGCTCCACATTTCCGGCCAGTTGCCGATGCTGGACGGCAAGATGGCCTATACCGGCCATCTCGGCAGGAATGTCGACGTCGCGGCCGGCCAGAAGGCGGCGGAACTGTGCGCCCTCGGCCTCCTCGCCCAGGCCAAGGCCGCGCTCGGCGACCTCTCCCGCATCAGGCGCATCATCAAGATCAACGGCTTCGTCGCCTCCGCGCCCGATTTCGTCGAGCAGCACCTCGTCATCAACGGCGCGTCCAACTTCCTCGTCGGCGCGCTCGGCGATGCCGGCAAGCACGCCCGTGCCGCCGTCGGCATGGCTGCGCTTCCGCTCAATGCCGCCGTCGAGATCGACGCCATCATGGAAATCGCCTGATGCACAAGTTCAACTGGCTGACCGAGCGGCCGATCGCCCATCGCGGCTACCACGACCTCAACCGGACCGTCTGGGAAAACACGCTCTCGGCCTTCGCCCGCGCCGCCGATGCCGGCTTTTCCATCGAATGCGACCTGCAATATTCGGCCGATGCCATTCCGGTCGTCTTCCATGACGACAATCTCAAGCGCCTCTGCGGCATCGACGGCGACGTGCGCCAGCGCACCGCCGCCGAGCTCGGCCTGCTGACCATCGGCGGCACGGCGGACCGCATTCCGACGCTCCGCCAGCTCCTCGACCTCGTCAAGGGCCGCGTGCCCATCGTGCTGGAGCTGAAGGGCCGCAAGGGCGACGACGACGGCTTCGCCATGGCCGTGCTCGACGCCATCGAGGACTACGAAGGCCCCATCGCCCTGATGAGCTTCGACCAATGGCTGCTGCAGGACCTCAAGGCAATCGGCACCACCCGCCCCGTCGGCCTGACGGCGGAAGGCCAGCGTCCGGAGAATTTCGCCGTGCACGAGGAGGCGATGCAGCTCGGCCTCGACTTCGTCTCCTATTATTACGGCCACCTGCCGAACGCCTTCATCAGCCGCCAGCGCGACCTCGGCGTGAAGATCATCACATGGACCGTGCACGACGACGAGGCGCGCACGATCACGGCCAACAACGCGGACCAGATGACCTTCGAGGGCTTCGATCCGCGCGAGCCGCTGACCGCCTGACATGACGGAGGCGGTGCGCATCCGTGTCGAAACGAGTTTCGCCGATATCCCGGCGGAGGACTGGGCGCGCCTTGCCGGCGCCTCCAGGGGCGATGCGCGCGAGCCCTACAATCCCTTCGTCAGCCATGCCTTCCTGTCTTCGCTGGAAGAATCGGGCTGCGCCGTCGCCGAGACCGGCTGGCTCGGCCAGCACCTGCTGCTGGAGGGCGAGGACGGCGCGCTGCGCGGCGCCCTGCCCGTCTATCTCAAGAGCCACAGCCAGGGCGAATATGTCTTCGACCACGGTTGGGCCGACGCCTTCGAGCGTGCCGGCGGGCGCTACTATCCGAAGCTCCAGGCCGCCATTCCCTTCACGCCCGCGACCGGCCCCCGCCTGCTTCACCGCACGGGCGAACCCGTCGTGGAAGCGCAGGCGGCGCTCGCCGAGGGCCTGAAGGAGCTGACCCGGCGGCACGGCGCCTCCTCCGCCCATGCGACCTTCGTGCCGGAGACGGAAATGCCGGTCTTCGAGGCTGCGGGCTACCTGCACCGCACCGACCAGCAGTTCCATTTCATCAATGCCGGCTACGGCGCCTACGAGGATTTCCTCGAAACGCTCGCCTCCCGCAAGCGCAAGGCGCTGAAGAAGGAGCGCCGGGCGGCGCTGGAGCACGGCATCGAGATCGACTGGCTGACCGGCAGCGACCTCACCGAAAGCGTCTGGGACCAGTTCTTCGCCTTCTACATGGATACCGGCAGCCGCAAATGGGGCCGGCCCTATCTCAACCGCCGCTTCTACAGCCTTATCGGCGAGCGCATGGCGGACGACATCCTGCTGGTCATGGTACGGCGCGAGGGCCGCTACATCGCCGGCGCGATCAACTTCATCGGCGGCGACACGCTCTTCGGCCGCCACTGGGGCTGCATCGAGGATCATCCCTTCCTGCATTTCGAGGTCTGCTACCACCAGGCGATCGATTTCGCGATCGAGAAGCGGCTCACGCGCGTCGAGGCCGGCGCGCAGGGCGAGCACAAGCTGGCGCGCGGCTACCTGCCCGTCACCACCCATTCCGCCCACTACATCGCCCATGCCGGCCTTCGCCGCGCCATTGCCGACTATCTCGAACGCGAGCGGCAAGATGTGGAGATGATGGGCGACTATCTTGCCGAGCACGGCCCCTTCCGCCGTGGCGAAAACCACGACGACACCGACTGACCTGACCGGGAGACAAGCATGACCGCCTACGACCCCAACAACATCTTCGCAAAGATCCTGCGCGGCGAGATCCCCTCGCACCGCGTCTACGAGGACGAGCATGCCGTCGCCTTCATGGATGTCATGCCGCAGGCGAGCGGCCACACGCTCGTCATCCCCAAGACGCCCTCGCGCAACATCCTCGATGCGGACCCGCAGACCCTCGCCCGCCTCATGCCTGTCGTGCAGAAGGTGGCTGTCGCCGTAAAGGAGGCGTTCGAGGCGGATGGCGTGACGGTCATCCAGTTCAACGAGCCGGCCGCCGGCCAGACCGTCTATCACCTGCACTTCCACGTGATCCCGCGCATCGAGGGCCTGCCGCTCAAACCCCATTCCGGCACGATGGAAGACCAGGGCGTGCTGGCCGCCAATGCGGAAAAGCTGCGCAACGCGCTGAAGTGACCGTCCGCGCCGTCAGGCGCCGATGAGTGCGAGCCCCGCGGCCAGGAAGGCGATGGCCGCGGCGATGCCGAGGATCTGCCGGAAGCGGCCGCCGAGGAAGAAGGCGGCCGCGCCGAAGGCCACCGCGCCCAGCCGCAGCCAGAGCGGCGAGCTCGTGAGCGTGCCGGTCGGAAAAAAGATCATCTTGGCGATGACGGCCGCCACCAGCGCCGTCGCCACCGCCCGCACCCAGTTCAAAAGCTCCGAACGCTCGTCGATGCGGTTGCCGACGAGGACGCCGGCCCAGCGCCAGAAATCGGTCGCGAGCCAGCCGGCAACGGCGATGTAGACATAGGGCCAATATCCCTCGAAGCTCATGGAGCTACCTCCCGCAGGCGCAGCATGCGCTCGCCCCACCATGCCAGCGTGCCGCCGACGATGCCGGCAAGCAGGATGTCGTATTCCGGCGCGATCACCGCGAAGAGCCAGCCGAGCGCAAGCCCGACGCTGAGCGCCCAGTAGATCACGCGATGGCGCGCGGAAATCCAGATCGAGGTGAGGAAATAGACCGGCGTCAGGAAGAACAGGCAGCCGGAGACGAGCGGCGGGAATTCCGACACGGCGCCATAGACGAGGCCGACGAGCACGATATTGGTGGTGGTCAGCGTGATGCCGAAGCCGGCGAAGAAGGCGAGCCGGCCGGCGCGCGGCACGTCGCGCACCCTTTCCATCGCAAAGACCCAGGCCGTGATGGCGACGAAATGGGAAACGACCAGCAGCAGCCAGGTCGGCGTGCGGCCGGTGCGGATCTCCGGCACCAGCGAGGCCACCATCGGCATCATGCGCACGGAGGAGAGCGTGACGGCAAGGAAGGCCGTCGCGATATGCGCGCCCGACAGCATGGAGCCGACGAGGATGACCTTGGCCGGCAGCGCCCAGATCATGCCGGTCATGAACATCACCTGCCCGACCGGTATCTTCGCCTCCGCCGTGAAGGCGGCGAAGCCGACGAAGGAGAGCATCAGGATGATGGCCGGCAGGCTGAAGAGGCCGCGCATGCCGAAGAGGAACCAATATGTCTGGGATCGGGGTTCGGGCGCGGTCTCGGCGGTCATGAAAGTCTCTTGCGGCAAAGAAAGATTGGACGCTCACTTCGCCGTCCGCACCCCATGTTTCGACAGGCCTCACCTCGTCCACGGCGTCACCCCCGGCCTTGTGCCGAGGGTCCGCCAACGCCTTGAAAGATCGAACCTTCGCAGATGCCCGGGACAGGCCCGAGCATGACGATAGCGAGGTTTGCGACACCTTGTCACGAAACGGGGCCGGGCAGTTTCCTGCCCGGCCCCGGTACGATTTGTAAAGCCGTTATTTCTTGCGCGGCACCTTCGGAACCGTGCCGGACTTGCGCGGCGGCTCGTCCTTCGGCTCCGTGGCCTTGGCCTCTGCCGCCTTCTTCGGCGAGCGCGCCTTGGTCGGCGCTGCCTCGGCGGCGACGGTTTCCTTCGCCTTGCGCGGCTTCGCCTTCTTGGCGGCGGCCTCCTCGATCTCGGCCTTCGGCTTGATCGGCGCGGTCTCCGGCACGGCGTCGAGGATCAGGCCCTTCGAGCCGTCTTCCTTGGTGCCGACGGAGACGCGGACGACGCCGCCCTTCTTGAGCTTGCCGAAGAGGATTTCGTCGGCGAGCTTTTTCTTGATGTTCTCCTGGATGACGCGCGCCAGCGGACGGGCGCCCATCTTCTCGTCGTAGCCCTTCTCCGCGAGCCAGGAGATCGCCTCCGGCTGCAGGTCGAAGGTGACGTTGCGCTCGGCAAGCTGGGTTTCCAGCTGCATGACGAACTTCTGCACGACCTGATGGATGACCGGCGTCGGCAGCGAGCCGAACGGGATGATCGCATCGAGGCGGTTGCGGAATTCCGGCGTGAACAGGCGGTTGATCGCCTCCATGTCCTCGCCCTCGCGCTTGGACGAGCCGAAGCCGATGGCGGCCTTGGCCATGTCGGATGCGCCCGCATTGGTCGTCATGATCAGGATGACGTTGCGGAAGTCGATCTTCTTGCCGTTATGGTCGGTCAGCGAGCCGTGGTCCATGACCTGCAACAGGATGTTGTAGAGGTCCGGATGCGCCTTCTCGATCTCGTCGAGCAGCAGCACGCAATGCGGATGTTGGTCGACGCCGTCGGTCAGGAGGCCGCCCTGATCGAAGCCGACATAGCCGGGAGGTGCGCCGAGCAGGCGCGAGACCGTGTGCCGCTCCATGTATTCCGACATGTCGAAGCGCAGCAGCTCCACGCCGAGCGAGCTTGCAAGCTGCTTGGCGACCTCCGTCTTGCCGACGCCCGTGGGGCCGGAGAACAGGTAGCAGCCGATCGGCTTGTTCGGTTCGCGAAGGCCGGCGCGCGACAGCTTGATCGCCGAGGCCAGCGCCTCGATGGCGAGGTCCTGGCCGTAGACGACCGAGCGCAGTTCCTTCTCGAGGTTGGCGAGCACCTGCTCGTCGTCCTTCGAGACGGTCTTCGGCGGAATGCGGGCCATGGTGGCAACCGTCGCCTCGATCTCCTTCTCGGTGATCAGCTTGCGGCGTTTTCCGGCGGGCAGCAGCATCTGGGCCGCGCCGGTCTCGTCGATCACGTCGATCGCCTTGTCCGGCAGCTTGCGGTCGTTGATGTAGCGCGCCGAAAG
It encodes the following:
- a CDS encoding cell envelope integrity EipB family protein encodes the protein MFRSSFATALAAGACLAGSGALATPATGLAPHRAVYDLQLKDATERSGIAGMYGRMVYEFNGSPCDGYTVSFRFVTQVNTGDETRLTDQQTTTYEDLRNGSFRFLTRSFTDEKLDKEVRGTAREDKKGVSVDLTLPDARKLEFAASRFPTEHMVEVIEHARKGERFFESRIYDGSDSGDKTLMTTSVVGKKEMPKAGDPDADKAGTFAKQAFWPVSIAYYNDTSEGDALPVYRMSFKLYENGITRDLTMDYGEFSLTGKLAKLELFKQQECK
- the tsf gene encoding translation elongation factor Ts, yielding MAEITAALVKELREKSGAGMMDCKKALAENNGDIEAAIDWLRAKGIAKADKKSGRTAAEGLIGVASAGTKAVVVEVNSETDFVARNDAFQSMVRGIADVALTTDGTVEAVGAATYPATGKSVTDSIKDAVATIGENMNLRRSAALSVEDGVVATYIHNAAADRLGKLGVLVALKSTGDKEALNAIGRQVAMHIAATAPLAIRAEEVDAAVAERERNVFIEQSRASGKPDNIIEKMVEGRMRKFFEEVALLSQAFVMNPDLTVGAAVKEAEKTVGAPIEVTGMARLLLGEGVEKEESDFAAEVAAAAKG
- a CDS encoding glycerophosphodiester phosphodiesterase, encoding MHKFNWLTERPIAHRGYHDLNRTVWENTLSAFARAADAGFSIECDLQYSADAIPVVFHDDNLKRLCGIDGDVRQRTAAELGLLTIGGTADRIPTLRQLLDLVKGRVPIVLELKGRKGDDDGFAMAVLDAIEDYEGPIALMSFDQWLLQDLKAIGTTRPVGLTAEGQRPENFAVHEEAMQLGLDFVSYYYGHLPNAFISRQRDLGVKIITWTVHDDEARTITANNADQMTFEGFDPREPLTA
- a CDS encoding HIT family protein, which codes for MTAYDPNNIFAKILRGEIPSHRVYEDEHAVAFMDVMPQASGHTLVIPKTPSRNILDADPQTLARLMPVVQKVAVAVKEAFEADGVTVIQFNEPAAGQTVYHLHFHVIPRIEGLPLKPHSGTMEDQGVLAANAEKLRNALK
- a CDS encoding AzlD domain-containing protein translates to MSFEGYWPYVYIAVAGWLATDFWRWAGVLVGNRIDERSELLNWVRAVATALVAAVIAKMIFFPTGTLTSSPLWLRLGAVAFGAAAFFLGGRFRQILGIAAAIAFLAAGLALIGA
- the rpsB gene encoding 30S ribosomal protein S2, encoding MALPDFSMRQLLEAGVHFGHQTHRWNPKMKPYIFGDRNNVHIIDLAQTVPLLSRALQVVSDTVAGGGRVLFVGTKRQASEIIADAAKRSAQYYVNSRWLGGMLTNWKTISNSIQRLRKLDEILSSEGSGYSKKERLTLEREREKLEKALGGIRDMGGTPDLMFIIDTNKESIAIQEARRLGIPVVAIIDSNCDPDPIDFPIPGNDDASRAIALYCDLIARAAIDGIARQQGASGRDLGASAEAPVEPALEAEA
- a CDS encoding GNAT family N-acetyltransferase, with the protein product MTEAVRIRVETSFADIPAEDWARLAGASRGDAREPYNPFVSHAFLSSLEESGCAVAETGWLGQHLLLEGEDGALRGALPVYLKSHSQGEYVFDHGWADAFERAGGRYYPKLQAAIPFTPATGPRLLHRTGEPVVEAQAALAEGLKELTRRHGASSAHATFVPETEMPVFEAAGYLHRTDQQFHFINAGYGAYEDFLETLASRKRKALKKERRAALEHGIEIDWLTGSDLTESVWDQFFAFYMDTGSRKWGRPYLNRRFYSLIGERMADDILLVMVRREGRYIAGAINFIGGDTLFGRHWGCIEDHPFLHFEVCYHQAIDFAIEKRLTRVEAGAQGEHKLARGYLPVTTHSAHYIAHAGLRRAIADYLERERQDVEMMGDYLAEHGPFRRGENHDDTD
- a CDS encoding RidA family protein, with protein sequence MSAEIENRVKELGYDIPVAAAPAANYVPFVISGNVLHISGQLPMLDGKMAYTGHLGRNVDVAAGQKAAELCALGLLAQAKAALGDLSRIRRIIKINGFVASAPDFVEQHLVINGASNFLVGALGDAGKHARAAVGMAALPLNAAVEIDAIMEIA
- the clpA gene encoding ATP-dependent Clp protease ATP-binding subunit ClpA: MPTFSASLEKALHQALTYANERHHEYATLEHLLLALIDDADAAAVMGACNVNLDVLRKTVTDYVDHDLANLVTGYEEDSKPTSGFQRVIQRAVIHVQSSGREEVTGANVLVAIFAERESHAAYFLQEQEMTRYDAVNFISHGIGKRPGASEQRQVRGAEDAENEPKQQRSGNEQEEPAKKQDALTAYCVNLNEKAKNGKIDPLIGRHAEVNRTIQVLCRRSKNNPLYVGDPGVGKTAIAEGLAKRIVEGKVPEALADATIFSLDMGTLLAGTRYRGDFEERLKQVVKELEEYPGAVLFIDEIHTVIGAGATSGGAMDASNLLKPALSSGAIRCIGSTTYKEYRQFFEKDRALVRRFQKIDVNEPTIDDTIEIMKGLKPYFEEYHKLRYSNEAIKTAVELSARYINDRKLPDKAIDVIDETGAAQMLLPAGKRRKLITEKEIEATVATMARIPPKTVSKDDEQVLANLEKELRSVVYGQDLAIEALASAIKLSRAGLREPNKPIGCYLFSGPTGVGKTEVAKQLASSLGVELLRFDMSEYMERHTVSRLLGAPPGYVGFDQGGLLTDGVDQHPHCVLLLDEIEKAHPDLYNILLQVMDHGSLTDHNGKKIDFRNVILIMTTNAGASDMAKAAIGFGSSKREGEDMEAINRLFTPEFRNRLDAIIPFGSLPTPVIHQVVQKFVMQLETQLAERNVTFDLQPEAISWLAEKGYDEKMGARPLARVIQENIKKKLADEILFGKLKKGGVVRVSVGTKEDGSKGLILDAVPETAPIKPKAEIEEAAAKKAKPRKAKETVAAEAAPTKARSPKKAAEAKATEPKDEPPRKSGTVPKVPRKK
- a CDS encoding AzlC family ABC transporter permease; its protein translation is MTAETAPEPRSQTYWFLFGMRGLFSLPAIILMLSFVGFAAFTAEAKIPVGQVMFMTGMIWALPAKVILVGSMLSGAHIATAFLAVTLSSVRMMPMVASLVPEIRTGRTPTWLLLVVSHFVAITAWVFAMERVRDVPRAGRLAFFAGFGITLTTTNIVLVGLVYGAVSEFPPLVSGCLFFLTPVYFLTSIWISARHRVIYWALSVGLALGWLFAVIAPEYDILLAGIVGGTLAWWGERMLRLREVAP